One region of Polaribacter pectinis genomic DNA includes:
- a CDS encoding 16S rRNA (uracil(1498)-N(3))-methyltransferase has product MQLFYNSEISTETKQITFDKIESKHIVRVLRKNENDVLKITNGKGFLFDAKITFASDKKCMADIISFEEKPKPWKYYLHIAIAPTKLNDRIEWFLEKATEIGIDEITPIICNNSERRVVKLERFDKIIQSAMKQSLKFTLPKLNAPIKFSEFIKQNLDGNVCIAHCEEQDKNLLQSVVKPSEKTTILIGPEGDFSSEEIKKSLEKDFTPISLGESRLRTETAGLVAVNTVSFINQ; this is encoded by the coding sequence ATGCAACTATTTTACAATTCAGAAATTTCTACAGAAACCAAACAAATTACTTTCGATAAAATTGAGAGTAAACATATTGTACGCGTTTTACGTAAAAATGAAAATGATGTTTTAAAAATAACCAACGGAAAAGGTTTTTTGTTTGATGCCAAAATTACTTTTGCAAGTGATAAAAAATGCATGGCAGATATTATCAGTTTCGAAGAAAAACCAAAACCTTGGAAATATTATCTTCATATTGCTATTGCTCCCACAAAGTTGAATGATAGAATAGAATGGTTTCTAGAAAAAGCCACCGAAATTGGTATCGATGAAATTACACCAATCATTTGCAATAATTCTGAAAGACGTGTTGTAAAACTAGAGCGTTTTGATAAGATTATTCAGTCTGCAATGAAACAATCTTTAAAATTTACATTGCCTAAATTGAATGCTCCTATAAAATTTAGCGAATTTATAAAACAGAATTTAGACGGTAATGTTTGTATTGCACATTGTGAGGAACAAGACAAAAACTTACTACAATCTGTTGTAAAACCATCAGAAAAAACAACTATTTTAATTGGCCCAGAAGGCGATTTTTCTTCCGAAGAAATTAAAAAAAGTTTAGAAAAAGACTTTACTCCTATTTCTTTAGGCGAAAGTAGATTACGCACAGAAACTGCTGGTTTGGTTGCTGTAAATACAGTTTCTTTTATCAATCAATAA
- a CDS encoding DUF4834 family protein: MGLLKTIFFILLFYYAFKFLARLFAPFLMKKAAETIQKKAEQQFRNQQPKSTTVKEGETIIDKAPRKDQQSKNSVGEYVDFEEID; this comes from the coding sequence ATGGGTTTACTAAAAACTATATTTTTTATATTATTATTTTATTACGCTTTTAAATTTTTGGCGAGACTTTTTGCACCTTTCTTAATGAAAAAAGCTGCAGAAACAATTCAGAAAAAAGCAGAACAACAATTTAGAAATCAGCAACCTAAAAGCACCACAGTTAAAGAAGGAGAAACAATTATAGATAAAGCTCCAAGAAAAGACCAACAAAGTAAAAATTCTGTTGGAGAATACGTAGATTTCGAAGAAATAGATTAA
- a CDS encoding transporter, with product MKNYKLKLFFVFFIFGFSSIYSQYTEVINSNKPGFSESPYSVGTGVYQFESNFFLRNTSIEPTFSLPQSYGADIFFRTSFFLEKLELNTQLTYQRDKVAFKNIFTSHYFTSGLSKMTIGAKYLLYQPTYTDKSKEVRSWRRRLAFDKKRLIPSVAVYVGMNTDFVNDIHKTGGITPKVGVLLQNNLTRDFNLITNFYYDKIGSDFSEFSYIVTATQNFSDRWSAFFENQGVFKKYQNDGNIGLGLAYLFSKDLQINTSGRMLFEGKSEGFYASVGVSYRINKHEDSYTDLDDNGKEVKDTPISRYEKSQGGFFSRIFSIFKKKDKKKSSRKRSRKRN from the coding sequence ATGAAAAACTATAAACTAAAACTCTTTTTCGTATTTTTTATCTTTGGTTTTTCATCAATTTATAGTCAATATACAGAAGTTATCAACTCTAATAAGCCTGGTTTTTCTGAAAGTCCTTACAGTGTTGGTACTGGTGTTTATCAATTTGAAAGCAATTTCTTTTTAAGAAACACAAGTATAGAACCAACATTTTCTTTACCACAATCTTATGGGGCAGACATTTTTTTTAGAACCAGTTTTTTTCTAGAAAAGTTAGAACTAAACACACAATTAACCTATCAAAGAGATAAAGTTGCTTTTAAAAATATATTTACATCTCATTATTTTACTTCTGGCTTAAGTAAAATGACAATTGGAGCTAAATATTTATTGTATCAACCAACGTATACAGACAAATCTAAAGAAGTTAGAAGCTGGAGAAGAAGATTAGCGTTTGATAAAAAAAGACTAATTCCTTCAGTTGCGGTTTATGTTGGTATGAATACCGATTTTGTAAACGACATTCATAAAACTGGCGGAATTACTCCTAAAGTTGGAGTCTTACTTCAAAATAACTTAACTAGAGACTTTAATTTAATTACCAATTTCTATTATGATAAAATTGGTAGCGATTTTTCTGAATTTTCTTACATTGTTACAGCAACACAAAATTTTAGTGACAGATGGTCTGCTTTTTTTGAAAACCAAGGTGTTTTTAAAAAGTACCAAAATGATGGTAATATAGGTTTAGGTTTGGCTTATTTATTTAGCAAAGACTTACAAATAAATACTTCTGGCAGAATGCTTTTTGAAGGAAAATCTGAAGGTTTTTATGCTAGTGTAGGTGTTTCTTACAGAATTAATAAACACGAAGATTCTTATACCGATTTAGATGACAATGGCAAAGAAGTTAAAGACACACCAATAAGTAGGTACGAGAAAAGTCAAGGAGGTTTTTTTAGTAGAATTTTTAGCATTTTTAAGAAAAAAGACAAAAAGAAATCTTCAAGAAAAAGAAGTAGAAAGAGAAATTAA
- a CDS encoding YfhO family protein, with protein MKINKYLPYVVAIIIFVLASIIYFHPVLDGQKLNQSDITQFKGMVKEINDFRADNNTEPYWTGASFSGMPAYQISAYYPNDFVRTLDRTLRFLPRPADYTFLYFLSFFVLMLALKVDWRLAILGALSFGFSTYLIIIFGAGHNAKAHAIAYMPLVLAGVLWVFQKRYVLGFIVTGLAMALEIYTNHPQMTYYLGFCLFILGIVEFVNALKEKKLPAFIKQAAVIIAAVLLGVGANAPRLMSMKEYADASTRGKSELTISPNGTKKEATKGLDKSYITQYSYAKLETFNLFIPRFMGGGTVEELSDNSEFYQLIESKAGKKVADDYSSQVLTYWGDQPIVEAPAYIGAVIFFLFFLGFFLVKGRLKQWLVAATIFSILMSWGRNFEFLTNFFIDYVPLYNKFRAVSSIQVIAELCVPLLGFLALKEFFSSKVSTEEKQEALKKALYVFGGLIVVGFLLAHGFSTFEGLRDEQQYNQLPGLIDAVIADRKSMLLSDSIRSLILMFLSAGLLWFLLKEKIKQTPVILALAVLILFDLISVDKKYVNESDFKSARKIEKPFTASSADKLILQDKSHFRVGNFAADPMNDGTTSYFHQSIGGYHAAKMMRYQELFEYQIAKNNMQVLNMLNTKYFIVPDDKGNLQAQKNPDANGNVWFVNSLKVVDSANEEIKALDSLNTKTVAVIRNQANIKTSIEKDSTARIELLNYDVTTLTYQSETSKEQFAVFSEIYYENGWNAYVDGKLTPHFRVNYVLRGMPIPAGKHTIEFKFEPKVIQQGKMISLSSYALLFLIGIGWCFYDEKKKQKNV; from the coding sequence ATGAAAATTAACAAATACTTACCTTATGTAGTTGCAATCATTATTTTTGTGTTGGCTTCTATTATTTATTTTCATCCTGTTTTAGATGGACAAAAATTAAATCAGTCAGACATCACCCAATTTAAAGGAATGGTGAAAGAAATTAATGATTTTAGAGCAGATAATAACACAGAACCTTATTGGACTGGCGCTTCTTTTAGTGGAATGCCTGCTTATCAAATAAGTGCTTATTACCCCAATGATTTTGTTAGAACTTTAGACAGAACATTACGTTTTTTACCAAGACCAGCAGATTATACATTCTTATATTTTCTAAGTTTTTTTGTATTAATGTTAGCATTAAAAGTAGATTGGAGGTTGGCAATTCTAGGAGCTTTGTCCTTTGGGTTTTCAACCTATTTAATTATTATTTTTGGAGCAGGACACAATGCCAAAGCACATGCAATTGCATACATGCCATTAGTTTTAGCAGGTGTTTTGTGGGTTTTTCAGAAAAGATATGTTCTTGGTTTTATAGTTACAGGTTTGGCAATGGCTTTAGAAATCTATACAAATCATCCGCAGATGACCTATTACTTAGGTTTCTGTCTATTTATTCTAGGAATTGTTGAGTTTGTAAATGCATTAAAAGAAAAAAAACTACCAGCTTTTATAAAACAAGCGGCAGTAATTATTGCAGCAGTTTTGTTAGGTGTTGGTGCAAATGCACCGCGTTTAATGTCTATGAAAGAATATGCAGACGCCAGTACAAGAGGGAAATCTGAATTGACAATAAGCCCTAATGGAACTAAAAAAGAAGCTACAAAAGGATTAGATAAGAGTTATATAACGCAATACAGTTATGCAAAATTAGAAACTTTTAATTTATTTATTCCTCGTTTTATGGGAGGAGGAACTGTTGAAGAATTGAGCGACAATTCTGAATTTTATCAATTAATAGAATCTAAAGCTGGCAAAAAAGTAGCTGATGATTATTCTAGTCAAGTTTTAACCTATTGGGGAGATCAACCTATTGTAGAAGCACCAGCATATATTGGTGCTGTTATTTTCTTCTTATTTTTCTTAGGATTTTTTCTTGTAAAAGGAAGATTAAAACAATGGCTAGTAGCAGCAACTATCTTTTCAATTTTAATGAGTTGGGGTAGAAATTTTGAATTTCTAACCAATTTTTTTATTGATTATGTTCCTTTGTATAACAAATTTAGAGCAGTTTCATCTATACAAGTAATTGCAGAACTGTGTGTGCCTTTACTAGGATTTTTAGCTTTAAAAGAATTTTTCTCATCTAAAGTTTCAACAGAAGAAAAACAAGAAGCTTTAAAGAAAGCTTTGTACGTTTTTGGAGGATTAATTGTTGTTGGGTTTTTATTAGCACATGGTTTTTCTACTTTCGAAGGTTTAAGAGATGAGCAACAATACAACCAATTACCTGGTTTAATAGATGCTGTTATTGCCGACAGAAAATCGATGTTACTTTCAGATTCTATTCGTTCTTTAATTTTAATGTTTCTTTCTGCAGGATTATTATGGTTTTTATTGAAAGAAAAAATAAAGCAAACTCCTGTAATATTAGCATTGGCAGTTTTAATACTTTTTGATTTAATTTCTGTTGATAAAAAGTATGTAAATGAAAGTGATTTTAAATCTGCAAGAAAAATAGAAAAACCATTTACAGCTTCTTCTGCAGACAAATTAATACTGCAAGATAAAAGTCATTTTAGAGTTGGTAATTTTGCGGCAGATCCTATGAATGATGGAACCACTTCTTATTTTCATCAATCTATTGGTGGTTATCATGCGGCAAAAATGATGCGTTATCAGGAACTTTTTGAGTATCAAATAGCAAAAAATAACATGCAAGTCTTAAACATGTTAAACACAAAATATTTTATTGTGCCTGATGATAAAGGAAATTTACAAGCACAGAAAAACCCAGATGCAAATGGTAATGTTTGGTTTGTAAATTCTTTAAAAGTAGTAGATTCTGCAAATGAAGAAATAAAAGCATTAGATTCTTTAAATACTAAAACAGTTGCTGTTATTAGAAATCAAGCAAACATAAAAACATCAATTGAAAAAGATTCAACAGCAAGAATAGAGCTTTTAAATTACGATGTTACAACGCTTACATATCAATCAGAAACATCAAAAGAACAATTTGCTGTATTTTCTGAAATTTATTATGAGAATGGTTGGAATGCTTATGTTGATGGGAAATTAACACCACATTTTAGAGTGAATTATGTGTTACGTGGAATGCCAATTCCTGCAGGAAAACATACCATAGAATTTAAGTTCGAACCAAAAGTTATTCAGCAAGGAAAAATGATATCTTTAAGTTCTTATGCATTATTATTTTTAATTGGTATTGGTTGGTGTTTTTATGATGAAAAAAAGAAACAAAAAAATGTATAA
- a CDS encoding GTP cyclohydrolase produces MITLKKVTSKKEMKAFVRFPFSLYKDNKYWVPPIIKDEIDNFDPKKNPVFENADAQFFVAIRNGEIVGRVIAIINWFEVEKQQIKKMRFGWFDVIDDIEVSKVLLEKVKEIGLENNLEYIEGPIGFNNLDKTGVLIDGFDHLGTMITWYNHPYYKDHLEQLGFVKEKEYLENKFKFKNVDGVYFDRISNILKRRFKLKALDFTKTKDILPYVDEMFEVFSAAYSKLSTFVPISDAQIAFFKKKYIGFINPEYIKFVVDENNKLVAFAIVMPSFSEALQKAKGKLFPFGIFHLLKARKHAKDVTFYLIGVHPDYQNKGVHAIIFDQYTKTFAPLGIENCIRTPELEDNEAIKKLWENFNPVTHKRRRTYKKNI; encoded by the coding sequence ATGATTACACTAAAAAAAGTTACTTCAAAAAAAGAAATGAAAGCTTTTGTACGCTTTCCATTTTCACTTTACAAAGACAATAAATATTGGGTTCCACCAATTATTAAAGATGAAATTGACAATTTCGACCCTAAAAAAAATCCTGTTTTTGAAAATGCTGACGCACAATTTTTTGTTGCCATAAGAAATGGAGAAATTGTTGGACGTGTAATTGCAATTATTAATTGGTTTGAAGTTGAAAAACAACAAATTAAAAAAATGCGTTTTGGTTGGTTTGATGTTATTGATGATATTGAAGTTTCTAAAGTGTTATTAGAGAAGGTAAAAGAAATTGGGTTAGAAAATAATCTTGAATATATAGAAGGTCCAATAGGTTTTAATAATTTAGATAAAACTGGTGTTTTAATTGATGGTTTCGACCATTTAGGGACTATGATTACTTGGTACAATCATCCTTATTACAAAGATCATTTAGAACAATTAGGTTTTGTAAAAGAAAAAGAATATTTAGAAAATAAGTTTAAATTTAAAAATGTTGATGGTGTTTATTTTGATAGAATTAGCAACATTTTAAAAAGACGTTTTAAACTAAAAGCATTAGATTTTACAAAGACAAAAGATATTCTACCTTATGTAGATGAAATGTTTGAAGTTTTTAGTGCAGCGTATTCTAAACTCTCAACTTTTGTTCCCATTTCTGATGCACAGATTGCTTTTTTTAAAAAGAAATATATTGGTTTCATAAACCCAGAATACATAAAATTTGTGGTCGATGAAAATAATAAACTAGTAGCCTTTGCCATTGTAATGCCCTCATTTTCTGAAGCGCTACAAAAAGCAAAAGGAAAATTATTTCCATTCGGAATTTTTCATTTATTAAAAGCTAGAAAACATGCAAAAGATGTCACTTTCTATTTAATTGGTGTACATCCAGATTATCAAAACAAAGGAGTTCATGCCATAATTTTCGATCAATACACTAAAACTTTTGCACCTTTAGGAATTGAAAATTGCATAAGAACACCTGAATTAGAAGACAATGAAGCAATTAAAAAGTTGTGGGAGAATTTTAATCCTGTTACGCATAAAAGACGTAGAACTTATAAGAAAAATATTTAA
- a CDS encoding helix-turn-helix domain-containing protein yields the protein MTVKDIFNLFLLISALHGFLFCLLILFSKNGREKSMIFINLLVLIISLNNIQSWVLAKNFFIEYFFLDYIHIPWHFLIAPLFYMFLINYLEIEKRSKNILKIILPVFLLTISIRIGFVSFFSDKNTTDVAYLFEKYTSIEEIFSLIVSLIIFGYSFQILSKKEQLFTKILSFDNLKWIYTFFKLGLFTYVFWIIALAITVALDFKEFIYSYYPLRVLTTVLIYWIGYQAIIQLRLLKERKDLRKQLNFAPILEVKEQTEEEKDADKQLLFDKIHSLVEDKKLFIEPKLSADFLANELDISSAKLSNTIKLFSGKNFNDYINEFRIELAKELLTHENYKNYTITSIGLESGFNSKSTFYYTFKKHTGLTPTEFQKSTV from the coding sequence TTGACAGTTAAAGATATTTTCAACCTCTTCTTATTAATTAGTGCTTTACATGGTTTTTTGTTCTGCTTGTTAATTCTCTTTTCGAAAAACGGAAGAGAGAAAAGCATGATTTTTATCAACTTATTAGTATTGATAATTTCTTTAAACAATATACAATCTTGGGTTCTCGCCAAAAACTTTTTTATAGAATATTTCTTTTTAGATTACATTCATATCCCTTGGCATTTTTTAATTGCTCCACTTTTTTACATGTTTTTAATTAATTATCTAGAAATTGAAAAGAGAAGTAAGAACATTTTAAAAATAATACTTCCGGTTTTTCTTCTTACTATTTCTATCAGAATAGGCTTTGTTTCTTTTTTTAGTGATAAAAACACAACAGATGTTGCTTATTTATTTGAAAAATATACTTCAATTGAAGAGATATTTAGTTTAATCGTTTCATTAATTATTTTTGGATATTCCTTTCAGATTTTATCAAAAAAAGAACAATTATTTACTAAAATATTATCTTTTGATAATTTAAAATGGATTTACACCTTCTTTAAATTAGGCTTATTTACGTACGTTTTTTGGATTATTGCACTCGCAATAACGGTTGCTTTAGACTTTAAAGAATTTATTTACTCTTATTATCCTTTGCGTGTTCTAACCACTGTTTTAATTTATTGGATTGGTTACCAGGCAATTATTCAATTGCGCTTATTAAAAGAAAGAAAAGATTTAAGAAAACAATTAAACTTTGCACCTATTTTAGAAGTTAAAGAACAAACAGAAGAAGAAAAAGACGCTGACAAACAACTACTTTTCGATAAAATACATTCACTTGTAGAAGACAAAAAACTGTTTATAGAACCAAAATTAAGTGCAGATTTTTTAGCAAATGAACTAGATATTAGTTCTGCAAAATTATCGAACACAATTAAACTGTTTTCAGGAAAAAACTTTAACGATTATATTAATGAGTTTCGTATAGAGTTGGCAAAAGAATTATTAACTCATGAAAACTATAAAAACTACACCATTACTTCTATTGGTTTAGAATCTGGTTTTAATTCGAAATCTACTTTTTACTACACTTTTAAAAAACATACGGGTTTAACTCCCACAGAATTTCAGAAATCTACGGTTTAA
- a CDS encoding lysophospholipid acyltransferase family protein, translating into MIQKIWFRLVWCYIKIGLFFYSKKIRVLGSKNIPKKGAVLFAVNHPNGLVDPLYVTTTNSRQNHFLVRAASFKNPFIKKILESLYLMPIYRIRDGIKQLANNQEIFEKCFSILHKGETLMIFPEGSHDKKRTVRPLSKGFTRIVSGALEKHPNLEIKVVPVGITYQHPSDFPAKVCINYGAPIATRQIFEENAQAKAINVLKAEVTKQLKNLIVHIDDDENYEKTLQQLNKAQVDFTKVDEVNAMIKNNAIPYIKPAKRNFLKPLFYLIILNSIIPFLLWKKASKKIDEIEFIDTFRFSLNLFLCTLFYSLQAWAISFFYGNLVGWFYLTLSGLLILIYTKFAPTNAKKHKEFTEAGKRV; encoded by the coding sequence ATGATTCAGAAAATTTGGTTTAGGCTTGTTTGGTGTTATATAAAAATTGGCCTTTTTTTTTACAGTAAAAAAATTAGAGTTTTAGGTAGTAAAAATATCCCCAAAAAAGGTGCTGTTTTATTCGCTGTAAATCACCCAAATGGTTTGGTAGATCCTTTATATGTGACCACCACAAATTCTAGACAAAATCATTTTTTAGTAAGAGCGGCTTCTTTTAAGAATCCTTTTATTAAAAAGATTTTAGAGTCTTTATATTTAATGCCTATCTATAGAATTAGAGACGGAATTAAACAATTGGCAAACAATCAAGAAATTTTCGAAAAGTGTTTTAGTATTTTACACAAAGGAGAAACTTTAATGATTTTTCCTGAAGGAAGTCATGACAAAAAAAGAACTGTAAGACCTTTAAGCAAAGGATTTACCAGAATTGTTTCTGGCGCTTTAGAAAAGCATCCAAATTTAGAGATAAAAGTAGTTCCTGTTGGAATTACGTATCAACATCCATCAGATTTTCCAGCTAAAGTTTGTATAAATTACGGAGCACCAATTGCAACTAGACAGATTTTTGAAGAAAATGCACAAGCAAAAGCCATTAATGTTTTAAAAGCTGAAGTTACAAAACAACTAAAAAATTTAATTGTACATATTGATGATGATGAAAATTACGAGAAAACTTTACAACAATTAAATAAAGCACAAGTAGATTTTACAAAAGTTGATGAAGTAAATGCAATGATTAAAAACAATGCCATACCTTATATAAAACCAGCAAAAAGAAACTTTTTAAAACCATTATTTTATCTCATTATATTAAATAGTATCATTCCTTTTTTATTATGGAAAAAAGCTTCTAAAAAAATTGATGAAATTGAGTTTATAGACACCTTTCGTTTTAGTTTAAACCTCTTTCTTTGCACTTTATTTTATAGTTTACAAGCTTGGGCTATCTCTTTTTTTTACGGTAATTTGGTAGGTTGGTTTTACTTAACTCTTTCTGGTTTATTGATTTTGATTTATACGAAATTTGCACCTACAAATGCAAAAAAGCATAAAGAATTCACTGAAGCTGGCAAACGAGTTTAG
- a CDS encoding methyltransferase, with translation MYNIIPSKRYEHTLAFLQKVLPSPATILDLGIRNPFSEIMEQNGYTVINTEGEDLDVLPEIVKKHKVDAVTAFEIFEHLLAPFNVLREIESTKLIATIPLDLWFAKAYRSKTDMWDRHYHEFEDWQFDWLLEKSGWKIQEKEKWTSPIKKIGFRPILRNFTPRYYAVYATR, from the coding sequence ATGTATAACATAATTCCGTCTAAAAGATACGAACATACACTTGCGTTTCTACAAAAAGTTTTACCAAGCCCAGCAACAATTCTAGATTTAGGAATTAGAAATCCTTTTTCTGAAATTATGGAGCAAAATGGTTATACCGTTATAAATACAGAAGGAGAAGATTTAGATGTATTGCCAGAAATTGTAAAAAAACATAAAGTAGATGCTGTAACTGCTTTCGAAATTTTCGAACATCTTTTAGCTCCCTTTAATGTTTTAAGAGAAATTGAATCTACAAAATTAATAGCAACAATACCATTAGATTTATGGTTTGCAAAGGCCTATAGAAGTAAAACAGATATGTGGGACAGACATTATCATGAATTTGAAGATTGGCAGTTTGACTGGCTATTAGAGAAATCTGGTTGGAAAATTCAGGAAAAAGAAAAATGGACAAGCCCAATAAAAAAAATAGGTTTTAGACCCATTTTAAGAAATTTTACGCCAAGATATTACGCTGTTTATGCAACAAGATAA
- a CDS encoding bile acid:sodium symporter family protein, translating into MLLKTSPEIDIDSIKINFDESGLWVLNIAIAIIMFGVALGIKIDDFKRLFKKPKIVFVGVLSQFILLPAFTFLAILIIQPHPSFALGMMMIAACPGGNVSNFFSKMAGGNAALSVSLTAFATLICIVMTPLNLQFWGSLYEPTNEILKTVSLNPYDLFKLVSLILGIPLFFGMLIKHYHPEMAEKIEKVLKPLSMLVFIALIFIAFSQNLEVFVNHIHHVIFLVILHNIFAFILGFYTAKSFGLNKQDTKTISMETGIQNGGLGLLLIFGFFEGLGGMALLAAFWGIWDVFSGILLATYWGRKKSKILKEV; encoded by the coding sequence ATGCTTTTAAAAACTAGTCCAGAAATAGACATAGATTCCATAAAAATAAACTTCGATGAAAGTGGTTTGTGGGTTTTAAACATTGCTATTGCCATTATAATGTTTGGCGTTGCTTTAGGTATAAAAATTGACGATTTTAAAAGATTGTTTAAAAAACCTAAAATTGTTTTTGTAGGTGTTTTATCGCAATTTATTCTGTTACCAGCATTTACATTTTTAGCCATATTAATTATACAACCTCACCCAAGTTTTGCTTTGGGAATGATGATGATTGCTGCTTGTCCTGGCGGAAATGTTTCTAACTTCTTTAGTAAAATGGCTGGTGGAAATGCAGCTTTATCAGTTAGTTTAACCGCTTTTGCTACTTTAATTTGTATTGTTATGACTCCGCTTAATTTACAGTTTTGGGGAAGTTTATATGAGCCTACAAACGAAATTTTAAAAACAGTTTCTTTAAATCCGTATGATTTATTTAAACTCGTTTCTCTTATTTTAGGAATTCCACTCTTTTTTGGCATGTTGATAAAGCATTATCATCCAGAAATGGCAGAAAAAATAGAAAAGGTTTTAAAACCATTATCCATGCTAGTTTTTATAGCGCTAATTTTTATTGCATTTTCACAAAATTTAGAAGTGTTTGTAAATCACATTCATCATGTAATTTTCTTGGTAATTTTACACAATATATTTGCATTTATTCTTGGTTTTTATACGGCAAAAAGTTTCGGTTTAAACAAACAAGACACTAAAACAATTTCTATGGAAACAGGAATACAAAATGGTGGTTTGGGCTTATTGCTAATCTTTGGTTTTTTTGAAGGTTTAGGCGGAATGGCTTTATTGGCTGCTTTTTGGGGAATCTGGGATGTTTTTTCTGGAATTCTTTTAGCTACTTATTGGGGCAGAAAGAAAAGTAAAATACTTAAAGAAGTATAA
- a CDS encoding DUF4159 domain-containing protein — protein sequence MKQILFLLFTCLFLNTNAQDVAILKYNGGGDWYSNPTAIPNLVEFANTNIKTSISKNPQTVTVGSEEIFNFPLVFMTGHGNVFFSDDEATNLRNYLISGGFLHISDNYGLDKFIRKELKKVFPKLELKEIPSNHAIYNQTFKFPNGLPKIHEHDKKAAQGFGLFYEGRLIVFYDFETDLSDGWEDEIIHNNPKSVREKALKMGANIIEYAFKN from the coding sequence ATGAAGCAAATTCTATTTTTATTATTTACTTGTTTGTTTTTAAACACAAACGCACAAGATGTTGCCATATTAAAATATAATGGTGGTGGAGATTGGTATTCGAACCCAACTGCAATCCCTAATTTAGTTGAATTTGCAAACACAAACATTAAAACAAGTATCTCTAAAAATCCACAAACGGTTACTGTTGGTAGTGAAGAAATCTTTAATTTTCCGTTGGTTTTTATGACTGGTCATGGAAATGTATTTTTTTCTGATGATGAAGCAACCAACTTAAGAAACTATTTAATTTCTGGTGGTTTTTTGCACATTTCAGACAATTATGGTTTGGATAAATTTATTAGAAAAGAACTTAAAAAAGTTTTTCCTAAATTAGAATTGAAAGAAATACCAAGTAATCACGCAATTTATAATCAGACTTTTAAGTTTCCAAATGGTTTGCCAAAAATACACGAGCATGATAAAAAAGCGGCGCAAGGTTTTGGCTTATTTTACGAAGGAAGATTAATTGTTTTTTACGATTTTGAAACCGATTTAAGCGATGGTTGGGAAGATGAAATTATACACAACAATCCTAAAAGTGTTCGTGAAAAAGCATTAAAAATGGGTGCAAATATTATTGAATATGCTTTTAAAAACTAG
- a CDS encoding DUF3575 domain-containing protein encodes MKKIILVIILFTFSNSYSQKTKDSLKIKKNEFKVNVASFIDKYPEFTYERLINDETAFGLSIGFSIENNTDTETDNTTNYNFSIIPYYRFFFGKKPAAGFFIEANAPLFSQKYIDGSFFNNQSEGGLGFGLGLSIGGKFMTKSGWIGEIYSGLARSFINTDKVRQLYPRAGITIGKRF; translated from the coding sequence ATGAAAAAAATAATTCTAGTAATTATCCTATTTACTTTTAGTAATAGCTATTCTCAAAAAACTAAAGATTCTTTAAAAATTAAGAAAAATGAATTTAAAGTAAATGTTGCTTCATTTATAGATAAGTATCCAGAATTCACTTACGAAAGACTTATAAATGATGAAACTGCTTTTGGTCTTTCTATTGGTTTTTCTATTGAAAATAATACTGACACTGAAACTGACAATACCACCAATTACAATTTTAGTATTATACCTTATTATCGATTTTTCTTTGGAAAAAAACCAGCCGCTGGCTTTTTTATTGAAGCCAATGCACCTTTGTTTTCTCAAAAATATATTGATGGTAGTTTTTTTAACAACCAAAGCGAAGGTGGATTAGGTTTTGGACTTGGTTTGTCTATTGGAGGAAAATTTATGACAAAAAGTGGTTGGATTGGAGAAATTTATTCAGGTTTAGCAAGAAGCTTTATTAATACTGATAAAGTTCGTCAATTATACCCAAGAGCAGGAATAACAATCGGTAAAAGGTTTTAA